The following proteins come from a genomic window of Nocardiopsis sp. YSL2:
- a CDS encoding SDR family oxidoreductase, whose protein sequence is MDLFDLTGKNAVVTGGSRGIGMMMARGLLQAGARVWISSRKADACEQARAELSQYGEVHAVPADLSSEDECRRLAAEVTAQAPEVHILVNNAGATWGEPLETFPESAWDKVLDLNLKSPFFLVRAFLPALEAAATPDDPARVINVGSIDGIHVPDLPTYAYSSSKAAVHQLTRHLARELGPKAITVNAVAPGPFPSKMMESTLDAFGDHIAQAAPLRRIGRDDDMAGTAVYLAGRAGSYVTGAVIPVDGGIATTANGM, encoded by the coding sequence ATGGACCTGTTCGATCTGACCGGGAAGAACGCCGTCGTCACGGGCGGCAGCCGCGGAATCGGGATGATGATGGCCCGCGGACTGCTCCAGGCCGGAGCCCGCGTGTGGATCAGCTCCCGCAAGGCCGACGCCTGCGAGCAGGCCCGAGCCGAACTGTCCCAGTACGGCGAGGTGCACGCCGTCCCCGCCGACCTGTCGTCCGAGGACGAGTGCCGGCGGCTCGCGGCCGAGGTCACCGCCCAGGCACCCGAGGTGCACATCCTGGTGAACAACGCGGGCGCCACCTGGGGCGAACCGCTGGAGACCTTCCCCGAGTCGGCCTGGGACAAGGTCCTCGACCTGAACCTGAAGTCGCCCTTCTTCCTCGTGCGCGCCTTCCTGCCCGCGCTGGAGGCCGCGGCCACGCCCGACGACCCCGCGCGCGTCATCAACGTCGGCAGCATCGACGGCATCCACGTCCCGGACCTGCCCACCTACGCCTACTCCTCCAGCAAGGCCGCCGTCCACCAACTGACCCGGCACCTGGCACGGGAGCTGGGCCCCAAGGCGATCACCGTCAACGCGGTCGCGCCCGGGCCCTTCCCGTCGAAGATGATGGAGAGCACGCTGGACGCCTTCGGCGACCACATCGCCCAGGCGGCGCCGCTGCGCCGCATCGGCCGGGACGACGACATGGCGGGCACCGCGGTCTACCTGGCCGGTCGGGCGGGCTCCTACGTCACCGGAGCCGTCATCCCCGTGGACGGGGGCATCGCCACCACGGCCAACGGGATGTGA
- the katG gene encoding catalase/peroxidase HPI, which produces MSESHEAVSDTAKTEAAGGCPVAHGRAPHPTQGGGNRGWWPNQLNLKILAKNPAVSNPLGEGFDYAEAFKALDLDAVKADIAQVLSDSQDWWPADFGHYGPLMIRMAWHSAGTYRSHDGRGGGSAGQQRFAPLNSWPDNVNLDKARRLLWPVKKKYGQNISWADLMILTGNVALESMGFKTFGFGGGREDVWEPDEDVYWGPETTWLDDQRYTGDRDLEKPLAAVQMGLIYVNPEGPNGNPDPLAAARDIRETFARMGMNDEETVALIAGGHTFGKTHGAAPDSNLDAEPESAGLEMQGLGWKNNHGTGKGADTIGSGLEVTWTTTPAQWSQGFFKNLFEFEYELTTSPGGANQWVAKDAEEIIPDAHIPGKKHKPTMLTTDLSLRVDPVYEQISRRFYEDHEAFADAFARAWYKLTHRDMGPKVRYLGPEVPEETLIWQDPLPAQEGEVIGAAEIAALKAKVAESGLTVSQLVSTAWASASTYRDSDKRGGANGARIRLEPQIDWEVNNPAELRGVLNTLESIAVEFNASSDKKVSLADLIVLAGGVGVEQAAKAAGHEVEVPFTPGRVDATQEQTDPGQFAFLEPVADGFRNYYGKGNSLPAEYLLLDRANLLGVSAPEMTVLVGGLRVLGTNYDGSDVGVFTEHPGALTNDFFVNLLDLGTDWTPTGETSETSQTFVAKDDSGAVTWTGSRVDLLFGSNSELRAVAEVYASDDAKEKFVQDFVAAWNKIMNADRFDLV; this is translated from the coding sequence ATGTCTGAAAGCCACGAAGCAGTCTCCGACACCGCGAAGACGGAAGCCGCGGGCGGCTGTCCGGTCGCACACGGACGCGCTCCGCACCCCACCCAGGGCGGCGGCAACCGCGGCTGGTGGCCCAACCAGCTCAACCTGAAGATCCTGGCCAAGAACCCGGCCGTGTCGAACCCGCTCGGTGAGGGCTTCGACTACGCCGAGGCGTTCAAGGCCCTCGACCTGGACGCCGTGAAGGCCGACATCGCCCAGGTCCTCTCGGACTCCCAGGACTGGTGGCCGGCCGACTTCGGGCACTACGGCCCGCTCATGATCCGCATGGCGTGGCACAGCGCCGGCACCTACCGGTCGCACGACGGCCGCGGCGGCGGCAGCGCCGGCCAGCAGCGCTTCGCCCCGCTGAACAGCTGGCCCGACAACGTCAACCTGGACAAGGCCCGCCGTCTGCTGTGGCCGGTCAAGAAGAAGTACGGCCAGAACATCTCCTGGGCCGACCTCATGATCCTCACCGGCAACGTCGCGCTGGAGTCCATGGGCTTCAAGACCTTCGGCTTCGGCGGCGGTCGCGAGGACGTGTGGGAGCCCGACGAGGACGTCTACTGGGGTCCCGAGACCACGTGGCTCGACGACCAGCGCTACACGGGCGACCGTGACCTGGAGAAGCCGCTGGCCGCGGTCCAGATGGGCCTCATCTACGTCAACCCCGAGGGCCCCAACGGCAACCCGGACCCGCTGGCCGCGGCTCGCGACATCCGCGAGACCTTCGCCCGCATGGGCATGAACGACGAGGAGACCGTCGCCCTCATCGCGGGCGGCCACACCTTCGGCAAGACCCACGGCGCGGCTCCGGACTCCAACCTGGACGCCGAGCCCGAGTCCGCCGGCCTGGAGATGCAGGGCCTGGGCTGGAAGAACAACCACGGCACCGGTAAGGGCGCCGACACGATCGGCTCGGGCCTGGAGGTCACCTGGACCACCACGCCCGCCCAGTGGAGCCAGGGCTTCTTCAAGAACCTGTTCGAGTTCGAGTACGAGCTCACCACGAGCCCGGGCGGCGCCAACCAGTGGGTCGCCAAGGACGCCGAGGAGATCATCCCCGACGCCCACATCCCCGGCAAGAAGCACAAGCCGACCATGCTCACCACCGACCTGTCGCTGCGCGTCGACCCGGTCTACGAGCAGATCTCGCGCCGCTTCTACGAGGACCACGAGGCGTTCGCGGACGCGTTCGCCCGCGCCTGGTACAAGCTGACCCACCGCGACATGGGCCCGAAGGTGCGCTACCTCGGCCCGGAGGTCCCGGAGGAGACGCTGATCTGGCAGGACCCCCTGCCCGCGCAGGAGGGCGAGGTCATCGGCGCCGCGGAGATCGCCGCGCTCAAGGCCAAGGTCGCCGAGTCCGGTCTGACCGTCTCCCAGCTGGTGTCCACGGCGTGGGCCTCGGCGTCCACCTACCGTGACAGCGACAAGCGCGGCGGCGCCAACGGTGCCCGCATCCGCCTCGAGCCGCAGATCGACTGGGAGGTCAACAACCCGGCCGAGCTGCGCGGCGTGCTCAACACGCTGGAGAGCATCGCGGTCGAGTTCAACGCCTCCTCGGACAAGAAGGTCTCGCTCGCCGACCTGATCGTCCTGGCCGGCGGCGTGGGCGTGGAGCAGGCCGCCAAGGCGGCCGGCCACGAGGTCGAGGTGCCCTTCACCCCGGGCCGTGTCGACGCCACGCAGGAGCAGACCGACCCCGGTCAGTTCGCCTTCCTCGAGCCGGTCGCCGACGGCTTCCGCAACTACTACGGCAAGGGCAACAGCCTCCCGGCCGAGTACCTGCTGCTCGACAGGGCGAACCTGCTCGGCGTGAGCGCGCCCGAGATGACCGTCCTGGTGGGTGGCCTGCGCGTGCTGGGCACCAACTACGACGGTTCGGACGTGGGCGTGTTCACCGAGCACCCGGGCGCGCTGACGAACGACTTCTTCGTCAACCTGCTCGACCTGGGAACCGACTGGACCCCGACCGGTGAGACCTCCGAGACGTCGCAGACGTTCGTGGCCAAGGACGACTCCGGTGCGGTCACGTGGACCGGCAGCCGTGTCGACCTGCTGTTCGGCTCGAACTCCGAGCTGCGCGCGGTGGCCGAGGTCTACGCCTCCGACGACGCGAAGGAGAAGTTCGTCCAGGACTTCGTGGCCGCGTGGAACAAGATCATGAACGCGGACCGCTTCGACCTCGTCTGA
- a CDS encoding NADH-quinone oxidoreductase subunit N, whose amino-acid sequence MSGAGHVDPAMLVPELVLALTAVGALLLGSWTPRGRQWTVRLCVVAALPGALAAALTAWVRAEDVVTGGFAVDVSTHAVRVAVLAGVLVTVLLTGDTFSGHPRESESYVLLLLGALGAVALAGADDLLVLAAAYLLASIPLYALTGFAKDAHGTEGALKFYLLGAMLGILLLTGTALLLGAAGATGYAALADALPGAPRALVAAGVVAVLAGLLFKSGGVPAHFWVPDVTEGAPAPVAAFVTTVPKVGALVALYRLGDEVVAQGPLDWALLCALLAAASMTLGNLGAFFQTDARRLLAYSAVSQVGYLLMAVAAVGGTADLARPGLLFYLGAYLVTNLGAFAVVCALPGARTLEQYAGLFHRRPWLALALVVCLLGLVGTPPTAVFVGKLTVFTAALDAGLVWLVVLAAVNTVASVYYYLRWVFPLFRPAPTTSGADAGPVPGRRTSTGAAVTLAALTLAMGVLAGPLLDVL is encoded by the coding sequence ATGAGCGGTGCGGGACACGTCGATCCGGCGATGCTGGTGCCCGAGCTCGTGCTGGCGCTCACGGCGGTGGGAGCGCTGCTGCTGGGCAGTTGGACGCCCCGCGGGCGGCAGTGGACCGTGCGGCTGTGCGTGGTCGCCGCGCTGCCGGGTGCGCTGGCCGCCGCGCTCACCGCCTGGGTCCGTGCGGAGGACGTGGTCACCGGCGGCTTCGCCGTCGACGTGAGCACCCACGCCGTGCGCGTGGCCGTGCTCGCCGGCGTCCTGGTCACGGTACTGCTGACGGGCGACACCTTCTCCGGGCATCCCCGGGAGTCGGAGTCCTACGTCCTGCTGCTGCTCGGCGCCCTGGGCGCGGTCGCGCTGGCCGGGGCCGACGACCTGCTGGTCCTCGCGGCGGCCTACCTCCTGGCGAGCATCCCGCTGTACGCGCTCACCGGATTCGCCAAGGACGCCCACGGTACCGAGGGCGCCCTGAAGTTCTACCTGCTGGGCGCGATGCTGGGCATCCTGCTGCTCACCGGCACCGCGCTGCTGCTCGGCGCCGCGGGGGCGACCGGCTACGCGGCGCTGGCCGACGCCCTGCCGGGGGCACCGCGCGCCCTGGTGGCGGCGGGGGTCGTCGCGGTCCTGGCCGGGCTGCTCTTCAAGTCCGGAGGTGTGCCCGCCCACTTCTGGGTCCCCGACGTCACCGAGGGCGCGCCCGCCCCCGTCGCCGCCTTCGTCACCACGGTCCCCAAGGTCGGGGCGCTGGTGGCGCTGTACCGGCTGGGCGACGAGGTGGTCGCCCAGGGCCCTCTGGACTGGGCGCTGCTGTGCGCCCTGCTCGCGGCGGCGTCCATGACCCTGGGCAACCTGGGGGCCTTCTTCCAGACCGACGCGCGGCGCCTGCTCGCCTACTCCGCCGTCAGCCAGGTCGGCTACCTGCTGATGGCGGTGGCGGCGGTCGGGGGCACGGCGGATCTGGCGCGGCCGGGCCTGCTCTTCTACCTGGGCGCCTACCTGGTGACCAACCTCGGCGCCTTCGCCGTGGTGTGCGCCCTGCCCGGGGCCAGGACCCTGGAGCAGTACGCCGGGCTCTTCCACCGCCGTCCCTGGCTCGCACTCGCCCTGGTGGTCTGCCTCCTCGGGCTGGTGGGGACCCCGCCCACGGCGGTGTTCGTCGGCAAGCTCACCGTTTTCACCGCGGCGTTGGACGCGGGCCTGGTGTGGCTGGTGGTGCTGGCGGCCGTCAACACCGTCGCCAGCGTCTACTACTACCTGCGCTGGGTGTTCCCGCTCTTCCGCCCCGCCCCGACCACGTCCGGCGCGGACGCCGGACCGGTGCCCGGCCGGCGGACGAGCACCGGGGCCGCCGTCACCCTGGCCGCCCTGACCCTGGCCATGGGCGTCCTGGCGGGACCGCTCCTGGACGTGCTCTGA
- a CDS encoding glutathione peroxidase — protein MDLYDIPLRTLSGETTSLSEYRGRALLIVNVASKCGLTPQYQGLERLHEQYRDQGLTVLGVPCNQFMGQEPGTSEEIATFCSTTYGVTFPLLEKTDVNGEARHPLYAELVTASDAAGEAGDVQWNFEKFLVDTEGRVAGRFRPATEPESEEIVSAVKALLPG, from the coding sequence ATGGACCTGTACGACATCCCGCTGCGGACCCTGTCCGGAGAGACCACGTCGCTGTCCGAGTACCGCGGGCGCGCCCTGCTGATCGTGAACGTCGCCTCCAAGTGCGGGCTCACGCCGCAGTACCAGGGCCTGGAGCGGCTGCACGAGCAGTACCGGGACCAGGGGCTCACCGTGCTGGGCGTGCCCTGCAACCAGTTCATGGGACAGGAGCCCGGTACGTCGGAGGAGATCGCCACCTTCTGCTCCACGACCTACGGCGTCACGTTCCCGCTGCTGGAGAAGACCGACGTCAACGGTGAGGCGCGCCACCCGCTGTACGCGGAACTCGTGACCGCCTCCGACGCGGCGGGCGAGGCCGGCGACGTGCAGTGGAACTTCGAGAAGTTCCTCGTGGACACCGAGGGGCGGGTCGCCGGCCGGTTCCGCCCGGCTACCGAGCCCGAGTCGGAGGAGATCGTGTCCGCGGTCAAGGCGCTCCTGCCGGGCTGA
- a CDS encoding carboxyl transferase domain-containing protein, with the protein MFSRVAIVNRGEAAMRLIHAVRDLSAETGARIETVALYTDADRTATFVREADTAYLLGPASARPYLDLAVLERALVETGADAAWVGWGFVAEDPAFAELCERIGVTFIGPSAEAMRKLGDKIGAKLIAEEVGVPVAPWSRGEVATLDDALRAGERIGYPLMLKATAGGGGRGIRKVTSHEDLADAYERTSQEALRAFGSGVVFLERLVTGARHVEVQVIADGQGTAWALGVRDCSVQRRNQKIIEESASPVLDDEQVNELKTSAERLAVAVGYRGACTVEFLYHPGEKLFAFLEVNTRLQVEHPITELTTGTDLVRLQLHVADGGRLEGPLPQESGHAVEARLNAEDPDRDFAPSPGRIARLALPTGPGIRVDTGVREGDEIPADFDSMIAKVIAYGRDRDQALGRLRRAMSETTVIIEGGATNKSFVLDLLDQPEVIDGSADTGWIDRVRSEGRLVDHRHSAIALAAAAIEAYQDEEEISRTQLLSTAHGGRPQVQHDPGRPLDLKLRGVGYRVSVARLGDQRFRVGVSGGGDTHPADVEVERFDAHSGQIVVNGDRFRVVSATHGPIHLVEVDGVTHRISRDEGGVVRSPAPALVVATPLAVGDAVESGAPILVLESMKMETVLRAPFRARVRECPVSVGSQIETGAPLMRLEPLPDEGDETAEAAVETVEIELPAVPSVSAAERVERGLQDLRSLFLGFDATPEVRKDMLSDYLAARAELGTSPLAGELDLLTVFADLSELSRNKPGGEPDATPDSQVHSPREYFHSYLQSLDAERAGLSESFQAKLTRVLAHYGVTGLDRTPELEAAVFRIFLAQQQMSAHVAVASELLLRWLDDAPPVDSLSEPVGLALEHVVEATQVRFPTVSDLARGVVFRWFTQPLLRRNRAKVYAAVRDDLRHLDRDPRAADRAERIQSMVASSEPLVRLIGQRIGRSGRDHSALLEVLTRRYYGNRGLSEVTASEVTGCPLVTARHTGSDGVTGVAATAVDIGALPDAIAAIGAVAARDTGHGMVADLYLTWEGQPDADAMALRLGQILADHPLPANVVRVTTTVAGTNGAVMHHHFTFRSQDGALAEDRLIRGLHPQIARKLQLERLREFDLTRLPSADEEIYLFRAVAHSNPADERLFALGQVRDLTPLRDAEGRLIALPAVEDTITACLDSIRNIQARRPRNKRFDTNRIMMYVWPPTELSLDELDALVQRILPTTAGAGLEEVQFVARQRTASGELTEVAVRITFDPGHGARLHVDKPSTEPVLPLDDYRLKVLRAARRGTAYPYELTGMLAGPRGGFVEHDLDENGLLVPVDRPKGRNSAAIVAGVVTTPTERHPEGVTRVVLLGDPTKALGALSEPECSRVIAAIDLAERMRVPLEWFALSAGARISMSSGTENMDWVASALKRIVEFTQDGGEINIVVAGITVGAQPYWNAEATMLMHTKGILVMTPDSAMVLTGKQSLDFSGGVSAEDNFGIGGYDRVMGPNGQAQYWAPNLPAARDVLMSHYDHTYVVPGETDPRQAGTSDPLDRDVSEFPHKIADSDFTTVGEIFSAEHNPDRKKPFDIRTVMRALSDQDHPVLERWAGMADADTSAVQDVHIGGRPVCLVGIESRSVARRGFPPTDGPDSYTAGTLFPRSSKKTARAINAASGNRPLVVLANLSGFDGSPESMRNLQLEYGAEIGRAIVNFQGPIVFCVISRYHGGAFVVFSKALNPNMTVLALEGSFASVLGGAPAAAVVFSGEVNNRTATDERVTELQARVSETSGAERAALNAELAEVQSSVRAEKLGEVAAEFDAVHSIQRAVEVGSVDAIISAAEMRPRIIEAIERGLKR; encoded by the coding sequence ATGTTCAGTCGTGTTGCGATCGTCAACCGTGGAGAGGCCGCCATGCGGCTCATCCACGCCGTCCGGGACCTCTCGGCGGAAACAGGGGCGCGGATCGAGACCGTCGCCCTCTACACCGACGCCGACCGCACCGCGACCTTCGTGCGCGAAGCGGACACCGCCTACTTGCTGGGCCCGGCCTCGGCCCGGCCCTACCTCGACCTCGCCGTCCTGGAGCGGGCCCTGGTCGAGACCGGCGCCGACGCCGCGTGGGTCGGCTGGGGATTCGTCGCCGAGGACCCGGCCTTCGCCGAACTGTGCGAGCGGATCGGTGTCACCTTCATCGGTCCCAGCGCGGAGGCCATGCGCAAGCTCGGCGACAAGATCGGCGCGAAGCTGATCGCCGAGGAGGTCGGGGTCCCGGTCGCGCCGTGGAGCCGCGGCGAGGTCGCCACCCTCGACGACGCCCTGCGCGCCGGTGAGCGGATCGGCTACCCGCTGATGCTCAAGGCGACCGCGGGCGGCGGCGGGCGCGGCATCCGCAAGGTCACCTCGCACGAGGACCTGGCCGACGCCTACGAGCGCACCAGCCAGGAGGCCCTGCGCGCGTTCGGCTCCGGTGTGGTCTTCCTGGAGCGCCTGGTCACCGGCGCCCGGCACGTCGAGGTGCAGGTCATCGCCGACGGCCAGGGCACGGCGTGGGCGCTGGGCGTGCGCGACTGCTCGGTGCAGCGGCGCAACCAGAAGATCATCGAGGAGTCCGCCTCCCCCGTCCTGGACGACGAGCAGGTCAACGAGCTCAAGACCTCCGCCGAGCGGCTGGCCGTGGCCGTCGGCTACCGCGGCGCCTGCACCGTCGAGTTCCTCTACCACCCCGGCGAGAAGCTGTTCGCCTTCCTGGAGGTCAACACCCGGCTCCAGGTCGAACACCCGATCACCGAGCTCACCACCGGCACCGACCTGGTCCGCCTCCAGCTGCACGTGGCGGACGGCGGCCGGTTGGAGGGCCCGCTGCCGCAGGAGAGCGGCCACGCCGTCGAGGCCCGGCTCAACGCCGAGGACCCCGACCGCGACTTCGCCCCCTCCCCCGGACGGATCGCCCGCCTGGCGCTGCCGACCGGCCCCGGCATCCGCGTGGACACCGGTGTGCGCGAGGGCGACGAGATCCCGGCCGACTTCGACTCGATGATCGCGAAGGTCATCGCCTACGGCCGCGACCGCGACCAGGCCCTGGGCCGGCTGCGCCGCGCGATGTCCGAGACCACCGTGATCATCGAGGGCGGCGCGACCAACAAGAGCTTCGTGCTCGACCTGCTCGACCAGCCCGAGGTCATCGACGGCAGCGCCGACACCGGATGGATCGACCGGGTGCGCTCCGAGGGCCGCCTGGTCGACCACCGCCACTCCGCCATCGCCCTGGCCGCGGCCGCCATCGAGGCCTACCAGGACGAGGAGGAGATCAGCCGCACCCAGCTGCTGTCCACCGCGCACGGCGGCCGCCCGCAGGTCCAGCACGACCCGGGCCGTCCGCTGGACCTCAAGCTCCGCGGTGTGGGCTACCGGGTGAGCGTGGCGCGCCTGGGCGACCAGCGCTTCCGGGTCGGCGTCTCCGGCGGCGGCGACACGCACCCCGCCGACGTCGAGGTCGAGCGGTTCGACGCCCACAGCGGCCAGATCGTGGTCAACGGCGACCGGTTCCGCGTGGTCTCGGCCACCCACGGCCCGATCCACCTCGTCGAGGTCGACGGCGTCACCCACCGGATCAGCCGCGACGAGGGCGGCGTCGTCCGCTCGCCCGCGCCCGCGCTGGTCGTGGCCACACCGCTGGCGGTCGGCGACGCCGTGGAGTCCGGCGCGCCCATCCTGGTGCTGGAGAGCATGAAGATGGAGACGGTGCTGCGCGCGCCGTTCCGCGCCCGCGTCCGCGAGTGCCCGGTGTCGGTGGGCAGCCAGATCGAGACCGGCGCGCCGCTGATGCGGCTCGAGCCGCTGCCCGACGAGGGCGACGAGACCGCCGAGGCGGCCGTCGAGACCGTCGAGATCGAGCTGCCCGCGGTGCCGTCGGTGTCCGCGGCCGAGCGGGTCGAGCGCGGTCTGCAGGACCTGCGCAGCCTGTTCCTGGGCTTCGACGCCACTCCCGAGGTCCGCAAGGACATGCTGTCGGACTACCTGGCCGCGCGCGCCGAGCTGGGCACGTCGCCGCTGGCGGGTGAGCTGGACCTGCTCACCGTGTTCGCCGACCTGTCCGAGCTGAGCCGCAACAAGCCCGGCGGCGAGCCCGACGCCACACCCGACTCCCAGGTGCACAGCCCGCGCGAGTACTTCCACAGCTACCTGCAGAGCCTGGACGCCGAGCGCGCCGGGCTCAGCGAGAGCTTCCAGGCCAAGCTCACCAGGGTCCTGGCCCACTACGGTGTCACCGGGCTGGACCGCACGCCGGAGCTGGAGGCCGCGGTCTTCCGGATCTTCCTCGCCCAGCAGCAGATGAGCGCCCACGTCGCCGTGGCCTCTGAGCTGCTCCTGCGGTGGCTGGACGACGCCCCGCCCGTCGACTCGCTCAGCGAGCCCGTCGGCCTCGCCCTGGAACACGTGGTCGAGGCCACCCAGGTGCGCTTCCCCACGGTGTCGGACCTGGCCCGCGGCGTGGTGTTCCGCTGGTTCACCCAGCCGCTGCTGCGCCGCAACCGCGCCAAGGTCTACGCCGCCGTGCGCGACGACCTGCGCCACCTGGACCGCGACCCGCGGGCGGCCGACCGCGCCGAGCGGATCCAGTCGATGGTGGCCAGCTCCGAGCCGCTCGTCCGGCTCATCGGCCAGCGCATCGGCCGGTCCGGGCGCGACCACTCGGCGCTGCTGGAGGTGCTGACCCGCCGCTACTACGGCAACCGCGGCCTGTCCGAGGTCACCGCGAGCGAGGTCACGGGCTGCCCCCTGGTCACCGCGCGCCACACCGGCTCCGACGGTGTGACCGGGGTGGCCGCCACCGCCGTCGACATCGGCGCGCTGCCCGACGCCATCGCCGCGATCGGCGCGGTCGCCGCGCGGGACACCGGGCACGGCATGGTGGCCGACCTGTACCTCACCTGGGAGGGGCAGCCTGACGCCGACGCCATGGCGCTGCGCCTCGGCCAGATCCTCGCCGACCACCCGCTTCCCGCGAACGTGGTGCGGGTGACCACCACCGTGGCCGGGACCAACGGCGCGGTGATGCACCACCACTTCACCTTCCGTTCCCAGGACGGGGCCCTGGCGGAGGACCGGCTCATCCGCGGCCTGCACCCGCAGATCGCGCGGAAGCTGCAGCTGGAGCGCCTCCGGGAGTTCGATCTCACGCGCCTGCCCTCGGCGGACGAGGAGATCTACCTGTTCAGGGCCGTGGCGCACAGCAACCCCGCCGACGAGCGGCTGTTCGCGCTGGGCCAGGTCCGCGACCTGACGCCGCTGCGCGACGCCGAGGGGCGCCTGATCGCGCTGCCCGCGGTGGAGGACACCATCACCGCGTGCCTGGACTCGATCCGCAACATCCAGGCGCGGCGGCCGCGCAACAAGCGGTTCGACACCAACCGGATCATGATGTACGTCTGGCCGCCGACCGAGCTGAGCCTGGACGAGCTCGACGCGCTGGTCCAGCGCATCCTGCCGACCACGGCCGGCGCCGGGCTGGAGGAGGTCCAGTTCGTGGCGCGCCAGCGCACCGCCTCCGGTGAGCTGACCGAGGTCGCCGTGCGGATCACGTTCGACCCGGGGCACGGCGCGCGCCTGCACGTCGACAAACCGTCGACCGAACCGGTGCTCCCGCTGGACGACTACCGCCTCAAGGTGCTCCGCGCCGCCCGGCGCGGCACCGCCTACCCCTACGAGCTGACCGGCATGCTGGCCGGCCCGCGGGGCGGCTTCGTCGAGCACGACCTGGACGAGAACGGCCTGCTGGTGCCGGTGGACCGGCCCAAGGGGCGCAACTCGGCGGCGATCGTGGCGGGCGTCGTCACGACCCCGACCGAGCGCCACCCCGAGGGCGTCACCCGCGTGGTGCTGCTCGGCGACCCGACCAAGGCGCTGGGCGCGCTCTCGGAGCCGGAGTGCTCCCGGGTGATCGCCGCGATCGACCTCGCCGAGCGGATGCGGGTCCCCTTGGAGTGGTTCGCCCTCTCCGCGGGCGCGCGGATCTCCATGTCCTCGGGCACCGAGAACATGGACTGGGTCGCGTCCGCGCTCAAGCGGATCGTGGAGTTCACCCAGGACGGCGGCGAGATCAACATCGTGGTCGCCGGGATCACCGTCGGCGCCCAGCCGTACTGGAACGCCGAGGCGACGATGCTCATGCACACCAAGGGCATCCTGGTGATGACGCCGGACTCGGCGATGGTGCTCACCGGCAAGCAGTCGCTGGACTTCTCCGGCGGTGTCTCGGCCGAGGACAACTTCGGTATCGGCGGCTACGACCGCGTCATGGGCCCCAACGGCCAGGCGCAGTACTGGGCGCCCAACCTGCCGGCCGCCCGCGACGTGCTGATGTCGCACTACGACCACACCTACGTCGTGCCCGGCGAGACCGACCCGCGCCAGGCGGGGACGAGCGACCCGCTCGACCGCGACGTCTCGGAGTTCCCGCACAAGATCGCCGACAGCGACTTCACCACCGTCGGGGAGATCTTCTCCGCGGAGCACAACCCGGACCGCAAGAAGCCCTTCGACATCCGTACGGTGATGCGTGCCCTGTCCGACCAGGACCACCCGGTGCTGGAGCGCTGGGCGGGCATGGCCGACGCCGACACCTCGGCGGTGCAGGACGTGCACATCGGCGGACGCCCGGTGTGCCTGGTCGGTATCGAGTCGCGGTCGGTGGCACGCCGCGGCTTCCCGCCCACCGACGGCCCGGACTCCTACACCGCGGGCACGCTGTTCCCGCGGTCGTCGAAGAAGACCGCGCGGGCGATCAACGCGGCCTCGGGCAACCGGCCGCTGGTCGTGCTGGCGAACCTGTCCGGGTTCGACGGCTCGCCGGAGTCCATGCGCAACCTGCAGCTGGAGTACGGCGCGGAGATCGGCCGGGCGATCGTCAACTTCCAGGGCCCGATCGTCTTCTGCGTGATCTCCCGCTACCACGGCGGCGCGTTCGTGGTCTTCTCCAAGGCGCTCAACCCGAACATGACCGTGCTGGCGCTGGAGGGCTCGTTCGCGTCGGTGCTCGGCGGGGCCCCGGCCGCGGCCGTGGTGTTCTCCGGTGAGGTGAACAACCGCACCGCGACCGACGAGCGGGTGACGGAGCTGCAGGCGCGGGTCTCGGAGACCAGCGGCGCCGAGCGCGCCGCGCTCAACGCGGAGCTGGCCGAGGTCCAGTCCTCGGTCCGGGCGGAGAAGCTCGGCGAGGTCGCCGCGGAGTTCGACGCGGTGCACAGCATCCAGCGTGCGGTCGAGGTCGGGTCGGTGGACGCGATCATCAGCGCCGCCGAGATGCGGCCGCGGATCATCGAGGCGATCGAGCGCGGCTTGAAGCGGTAG
- a CDS encoding Fur family transcriptional regulator: protein MTTPSDFERMLRESALRVTSPRLAVLSAVHENPHADTESIIGVVRSRLGTVSDQAVYDVLRALTGAGLVRRIQPQNSVARYETRVGDNHHHVVCRSCGAIADVDCAVGHAPCLNASHDHGFVIDEAEVVYWGVCADCSDTPSS from the coding sequence ATGACAACCCCTTCGGATTTCGAGCGAATGTTGCGCGAGTCCGCTCTGCGGGTGACCAGCCCTCGACTGGCCGTGCTCTCCGCCGTGCACGAGAATCCGCACGCGGACACGGAGTCGATCATCGGTGTGGTGCGCTCGCGCCTCGGCACCGTGTCCGACCAGGCCGTCTACGACGTCCTGCGGGCACTCACCGGCGCGGGCCTGGTGCGACGCATACAGCCGCAGAACTCCGTGGCCCGCTACGAGACGCGGGTCGGGGACAACCACCACCACGTCGTGTGCCGGTCGTGCGGTGCCATCGCCGACGTCGACTGCGCCGTCGGTCACGCACCGTGCCTGAACGCCTCGCACGACCACGGCTTCGTCATCGACGAGGCCGAGGTCGTCTACTGGGGCGTCTGCGCGGACTGCTCCGACACACCGAGTTCCTGA